One segment of Pantoea sp. Lij88 DNA contains the following:
- a CDS encoding YceK/YidQ family lipoprotein: MKVFLKAGVVVVAVLCLSGCGSIISRTIPGQGHGNQYYPGVQWDVRDSGWRVLTILDLPLSLVVDTLLLPVDASHGPYE, encoded by the coding sequence GTGAAAGTGTTCTTAAAGGCGGGGGTTGTCGTCGTAGCCGTGCTCTGCTTAAGCGGATGCGGCAGTATTATCAGTCGCACCATCCCCGGGCAGGGGCACGGTAATCAGTACTATCCGGGCGTACAGTGGGATGTACGCGACAGCGGGTGGCGGGTCTTAACGATCCTCGATTTGCCGCTGTCGCTGGTGGTTGACACCCTGTTGTTACCGGTGGATGCCAGTCACGGTCCTTACGAGTAA
- a CDS encoding Kdo(2)-lipid IV(A) acyltransferase encodes MTQLPQFSRELLHPRYWLTWLGVASLYLLVLLPYPLLYILGCNIGRIGMRFMKHRVSVARRNLELSFPDMPINEREAMVKHNFESVGMGLIETGMAWFWPDWRINKWHKPSGLEHIQQARDSQRGVLLIGMHFLTLEIGARMFGIHNPGIGVYRPNDNKLIDWLQVKGRMRSNKSMLDRKDLKGMIRALKHGDIIWYAPDHDYGPRSSVFVPFFGVEKAATTIGTHLLIRTGKPAVIPFVPRRLPGGRGYELMILPDISGEFTLESDVATAARMNQVVEEGVLLAPEQYMWLHRRFKTRPEGEPSRY; translated from the coding sequence ATGACCCAGTTGCCTCAGTTTTCACGAGAACTGCTTCACCCGCGCTATTGGCTGACCTGGCTGGGTGTCGCTTCTCTTTATCTTTTGGTGCTACTTCCCTATCCCCTGCTCTATATTCTCGGCTGCAATATTGGTCGTATTGGGATGCGCTTTATGAAGCACCGCGTCAGTGTTGCCCGGCGTAATCTGGAGTTAAGTTTTCCGGATATGCCGATCAATGAACGCGAGGCAATGGTTAAGCACAATTTCGAATCGGTTGGCATGGGATTGATTGAAACCGGCATGGCGTGGTTCTGGCCTGACTGGCGCATCAATAAATGGCATAAACCGTCGGGGCTGGAGCATATTCAGCAGGCCCGCGACAGTCAGCGCGGCGTGCTGCTCATCGGCATGCACTTTCTGACGCTGGAAATTGGTGCGCGCATGTTTGGTATCCATAATCCGGGCATTGGCGTCTATCGCCCTAATGACAACAAACTGATCGACTGGCTGCAGGTTAAAGGCCGGATGCGTTCCAATAAAAGCATGCTGGATCGTAAAGATCTCAAAGGCATGATCCGCGCCCTGAAGCACGGGGACATTATCTGGTATGCACCCGACCACGATTATGGCCCGCGCAGCAGCGTCTTTGTGCCTTTCTTTGGGGTGGAAAAGGCAGCCACCACCATAGGCACGCATCTGCTGATCCGCACCGGTAAACCGGCTGTCATTCCTTTCGTACCGCGTCGTCTGCCTGGTGGCCGGGGTTATGAACTGATGATACTGCCTGACATCAGCGGCGAATTTACGCTGGAAAGCGATGTAGCAACCGCAGCCAGAATGAATCAGGTGGTTGAAGAAGGCGTGCTGCTGGCACCTGAACAATATATGTGGCTCCACCGCCGTTTCAAAACCCGCCCCGAGGGCGAGCCGTCCCGCTATTGA
- a CDS encoding MysB family protein has translation MSMYSTLEEAIDAAREEYLANNPEVDEEEASISQFGLQKYVMQDGDIMWQAEFMADEGEAGECLPFRSGEAAQAIFDADFDEVELRQEWLAENTLHEWDDGEFQLEPPLDTEEGEAAAQEWEDDNSDSDRSYS, from the coding sequence ATGAGCATGTACAGTACGTTAGAGGAAGCGATTGATGCTGCACGTGAAGAGTACCTCGCTAACAACCCTGAGGTAGATGAAGAAGAAGCATCGATCAGCCAGTTTGGCCTGCAGAAGTATGTGATGCAGGATGGCGATATCATGTGGCAGGCTGAGTTCATGGCCGATGAAGGTGAAGCTGGCGAGTGTCTGCCTTTCCGCAGCGGTGAAGCCGCACAGGCCATTTTTGATGCTGACTTCGACGAAGTTGAACTGCGTCAGGAGTGGTTAGCGGAAAATACTCTGCACGAGTGGGATGACGGCGAATTCCAGCTTGAGCCGCCGCTGGACACCGAAGAGGGTGAAGCCGCAGCGCAAGAGTGGGAAGATGATAACAGCGACTCCGATCGCAGTTACTCGTAA
- the mdoH gene encoding glucans biosynthesis glucosyltransferase MdoH yields the protein MNKSTFTPQRYVESLPLDAAGKARLSVSLQNAGEFHFIHDALGRDVAASDRPDDAPLKSVSSRVEMAWPDSLAGGQQLGKDYLDRTTLKAMPKVKRSLMFPEAWRTNPVARAWDSLRGHKTIPRYTNAEERRAEEKWRHVGSIRRYILLILTLFQTVVATWYMKSILPYQGWTLLDPMEMINQNWQQSVMQILPYLLQTGILFLFAILFCWVSAGFWTALMGFLQLLIGRDKYSISYSTVGDEPLNPEHRTALIMPICNEDVERVYAGLRATWESVVRTGNAEHFDVYILSDSYDADIAIAEQKAWMELVRDVGGAGKIFYRRRRRRVKRKSGNIDDFCRRWGSNYSYMVVLDADSVMSGECLTGLVRMMDANPNAGIIQSSPKASGMDTLYARCQQFATRVYGPLFTAGLHFWQLGESHYWGHNAIIRVKPFIEHCALAPLPGEGSFAGSIMSHDFVEAALMRRAGWGVWIAYDLPGSYEELPPNLLDELKRDRRWCHGNLMNFRLFLVKGMHPVHRAVFLTGVMSYLSAPLWFMFLALSTALQVVHTLMEPTYFLQPRQLFPVWPQWRPELAIALFSTTMVLLFLPKMLSVVLIWFKGSKAYGGPLRLLASLVLETLFSVLLAPVRMLFHTVFVVSAFLGWEVVWNSPQRDDDATPWGEAFKRHGSQMALGLVWATGMGLLDLNFLWWLAPIVFSLILSPFVSVMSSRSTLGIKSKKAKLFLIPEEYSPPQELVDTDRYVVLNRERALENGFMHALFHPAFNALATALATSRHRQSQLLDYARDRRVDQALSDSPDKLGREQRLQLISDPVVLARVHTRLWENADKYHQWVESYQKLNLNPNALAKNA from the coding sequence ATGAATAAATCGACTTTTACACCTCAACGTTATGTGGAATCTCTGCCGCTGGATGCGGCAGGGAAGGCTCGCCTGAGCGTCTCATTGCAGAATGCCGGCGAGTTCCACTTCATCCATGATGCGCTGGGCAGGGATGTCGCAGCCAGTGATCGTCCCGATGATGCGCCGTTAAAATCGGTCTCATCGCGGGTTGAAATGGCCTGGCCCGATTCGCTGGCTGGCGGTCAGCAGTTGGGTAAAGATTATCTCGACCGCACCACGCTGAAGGCGATGCCGAAGGTCAAACGCTCACTGATGTTCCCGGAAGCCTGGCGTACCAACCCGGTCGCCCGCGCCTGGGACTCACTGCGCGGACACAAAACGATTCCGCGTTATACCAACGCGGAAGAGCGGCGTGCCGAAGAGAAGTGGCGTCATGTGGGTTCCATTCGCCGCTACATTCTGTTGATCCTGACCCTTTTCCAGACCGTGGTCGCCACCTGGTACATGAAGAGTATTCTGCCTTATCAGGGCTGGACGCTTCTGGACCCGATGGAGATGATCAATCAGAACTGGCAGCAGTCCGTGATGCAGATCCTGCCTTATCTGTTGCAGACCGGAATCCTGTTCCTGTTCGCCATACTTTTCTGCTGGGTCTCGGCTGGCTTCTGGACGGCCCTGATGGGCTTCCTGCAGCTGCTGATTGGACGTGACAAATACAGTATCTCGTATTCAACGGTCGGAGATGAGCCGCTTAATCCGGAACATCGTACCGCGCTGATTATGCCGATCTGTAATGAAGACGTTGAGCGTGTCTATGCCGGTTTACGAGCGACCTGGGAATCCGTGGTTCGCACCGGTAACGCTGAACACTTTGACGTTTACATCCTCAGCGACAGCTACGATGCGGATATCGCCATTGCCGAGCAGAAAGCCTGGATGGAACTGGTGCGGGATGTCGGCGGGGCAGGCAAGATCTTCTATCGCCGTCGTCGTCGTCGTGTGAAGCGTAAAAGCGGCAACATCGATGACTTCTGCCGTCGCTGGGGCAGCAACTACAGCTACATGGTCGTGCTGGACGCCGATAGCGTCATGAGCGGTGAGTGTCTGACCGGTCTGGTGCGCATGATGGATGCGAACCCGAATGCCGGGATCATCCAGTCGTCGCCGAAAGCATCGGGTATGGATACGCTGTATGCGCGTTGTCAGCAGTTTGCGACCCGCGTCTACGGTCCGCTGTTCACGGCCGGTCTGCACTTCTGGCAGCTGGGCGAGTCTCACTACTGGGGTCACAACGCGATTATCCGCGTGAAACCCTTTATTGAGCACTGTGCACTGGCTCCGTTACCGGGCGAGGGCTCCTTTGCCGGTTCGATCATGTCGCATGACTTCGTAGAAGCTGCGCTGATGCGTCGTGCTGGTTGGGGCGTCTGGATTGCCTATGACCTGCCGGGTTCCTATGAAGAGCTGCCACCGAACCTGCTGGATGAGCTGAAGCGTGACCGTCGCTGGTGTCACGGTAACCTGATGAACTTCCGCCTGTTCCTGGTTAAAGGGATGCACCCGGTTCACCGTGCGGTGTTCCTGACCGGTGTCATGTCCTACCTGTCGGCGCCGCTGTGGTTTATGTTCCTGGCGCTCTCCACTGCCTTACAGGTGGTACATACGCTGATGGAACCGACCTACTTCCTGCAACCGAGGCAGCTGTTCCCGGTCTGGCCGCAGTGGCGTCCGGAGCTGGCGATCGCGCTGTTCTCCACCACCATGGTGCTGCTGTTCCTGCCGAAGATGCTGAGTGTGGTGCTGATCTGGTTTAAAGGATCGAAGGCCTACGGTGGTCCTCTGCGCCTGCTGGCTTCACTGGTGCTGGAAACGCTGTTCTCGGTGCTGCTGGCACCGGTGCGTATGCTGTTCCATACCGTGTTCGTCGTCAGTGCCTTCCTCGGCTGGGAAGTGGTGTGGAACTCACCGCAGCGTGATGACGATGCCACTCCGTGGGGCGAGGCGTTTAAACGTCACGGTTCGCAGATGGCACTGGGTCTGGTGTGGGCAACGGGTATGGGACTGCTGGATCTTAACTTCCTGTGGTGGCTGGCTCCGATTGTCTTCTCACTGATCCTGTCACCGTTCGTTTCGGTGATGTCGAGCCGCTCAACTCTGGGTATCAAGAGCAAGAAAGCCAAACTGTTCCTGATCCCGGAAGAGTACTCGCCGCCGCAGGAGCTGGTGGATACCGATCGCTATGTGGTGCTGAACCGTGAGCGCGCGCTGGAAAATGGCTTTATGCATGCCCTGTTCCATCCTGCCTTTAACGCACTGGCAACCGCACTGGCAACATCGCGCCACCGCCAGAGTCAGTTACTGGACTATGCCCGTGACCGTCGTGTGGATCAGGCGCTGAGCGATTCGCCGGATAAACTGGGTCGCGAACAGCGGCTGCAGTTGATCAGCGATCCGGTGGTGCTGGCCCGTGTGCATACCCGACTGTGGGAAAATGCGGACAAGTATCATCAGTGGGTAGAGAGTTATCAGAAACTCAACCTCAACCCTAACGCGCTGGCAAAAAACGCGTAA